DNA from Pelobacter propionicus DSM 2379:
CAAGTATGCCAGTTTCCCGCAGATGGCCCAGGCCCTGGAGGCGTCCGGGGCAGAGATCGTCACCGTCGCCGTACGGAGGGTCAATATCTCCGACCGCAGCCAGGAATCGCTGCTGGATTACATCGACCCCACGAAGTATACCCTGCTGCCCAACACCGCCGGATGCTACACCGCCGACGATGCGGTGCGCACCTGTCGCCTGGCCCGCGAGGCCGGCCTCTCCGATTTCGTCAAACTGGAGGTGCTGGGCGACGAGAAGACGCTCTTCCCTGACAACGAGGAACTGCTCAAAGCGGCCGCTATCCTGATCAAGGATGGCTTTACCGTGCTCCCCTACTGCAGCGACGACGTGATCCTCTGCCGCAAGCTGGAAGACCTGGGCTGCGCCGCGGTCATGCCGCTGGGCGCCCCCATCGGCAGCGGCCTGGGGATTCGCAACCCCTACAACATCAGGATCATCATGGAGAACGTCAAGGTTCCGGTCATCGTGGATGCCGGGGTCGGTTCCGCCTCCGATGCCGCCATTGCCATGGAGCTTGGCTGCGATGGCGTGCTGATGAACACCGCCATTGCCGGCGCCCAGGATCCCATCGCCATGGCCGAGGCCATGAATCTGGCGGTGAGGGCCGGCCGCCTCTCCTACAAGGCAGGCCGCATCCCGCGCAAGCTCTACGCCAACGCCTCCAGCCCGCTGGATGGGATGATCGGCTGATGTCGACCGTTTCCCGGGGTGAAGGACAATCCCGTTGCGTTGATTTTTCACTGTACCTGATCACCGACCGGCGTCAGACCGCCGGTCGGCCTCTGCTGGATGTCGTAGCCGCCGCCCTCAGGGGGGGCGTCGGGGCGGTGCAACTCAGGGAGAAGGACCTGCCCGACAACGAACTATTAGAACTGGCCCGTGACCTGCGGCGCCTGACGCACGAACACCATGCCCGCCTGCTGATCAACCGCAGGGTGGATGTCTGTCAGGCGGTGGGCGCCGACGGCGTTCAGCTGGGAATCGAAGGGCTCTCCATAGTCGAGGCGCGGCGGTTACTGGGCGATGGCCCGCTGATCGGCTATTCGGCCCATGCCGTGGAAGAGGCCCGCAGGGCAGAGGCTTCTGGCGCGGACTTCGTCACCCTCAGCCCGGTATATCACACCCCTTCCAAGGCCCCCTTCGGCGAACCGCTGGGGCCGGACAGACTGGGGGAGGCCTGCGGGGCCCTGGGCATTCCGGTATTCGCCCTGGGGGGCATCAAAGGAAGCACCATCGCCCGGGTCATGGCAGCCGGAGCCCACGGCGTCGCCCTGATCTCGGCCATCACGGCAGCCGCCAACCCCGAAACCGAGGCAGCATCCTTACTACAGACGATCGAGCAGCATGAAACCCTTTCCTGACCATCAGATCCACCCCGACCTCCGCATCAACTCCTATGGTCACTACCTGCGCCGCCGCTTCGGCTGTCGGGTCAGCAAGGTCAACGTGGATGGCGGCTTCACCTGCCCCAACCGCGACGGCAGCAAGGGAACCGGCGGCTGCGTCTACTGCAACAACGTCTCCTTCTCCCCCAAGGCCACCCAGCCGGTGATCCCCATCGAGGAGCAGATGGCCCAGGGTATGGCTTATCACCGTACCCGACTGGGATCCGAGAAGTTCATCATCTACTTCCAGAAATACACCAACACCTACGCCTCTCTGGATGTGCTGGCAGATTTTTACCACCGCGCCCTGGACCACCCGGACGTGCTGGGTATCTCGGTGGGCACCCGGCCCGACGCCCTCTCCGACGAGGCGTTGGAGCTTTTGACCGAGATCGCACGCACGCGCTACGTCTGCCTGGAGCTGGGATTGCAGTCCATCAACGACGACATCCTGGCGGACATCAACCGCGGCCATACCCTGGACGAGTACCTGGAGACGGTCCAGCGGGCAGCCGGCCGCAACTTCGACATCTGCACCCATCTTATCTACGGATTTCCGGGAGAGACGAGGGAAGGCTTCCTGAAGAGCGCCAACCTGATCGCCTCACTTCCGGTGGATTCCATCAAGCTGCATCAGCTGCACGCAGTGGAGGGGACCGAGCTGGCCAGGCGCTACTTCCGCGGCGAGTACCGTCCGCTCAAGATCGAAGAGTACATCGCCACGGCGGCCGACTTCCTGGAGCGCCTCCCCGGCCGGGTCACGATCCAGCGCCTGTACGGCTCGGCGCCGCTGGATATCTGCGTGGCACCCCGCTGGGGGCTGAAGAACAACCAGATGTGGTATGCGGTGGTCAACGAGTTGAAGCGGCGCGGCACCTGGCAGGGGTGTCGGAGAGCATAATCCGCTGAACTGGCAGCGGGAGAGAGGGCAACGACCGTAATTCCAATCCCAACTCCTGGCCACCCGCCTCATCAATCACTGTTCTCGCTGAAAATCGTATCAAACATCCCGGCCTGCAGCCTGAAGGCATTCAGAACCCGAAGATCGAAATGGTCAGGCATGGTTCGGCCATCCCCGTTGCCGATGATGTGGCAGGCCTCCTGATGAGAGAATGCCTGCTTGTAGATTCGTTTGCAGCGCAGGGCGTCGTACTGATCCACCAACATGACAATTCTGGCTTCCAGCGGGATCTCTTCGCCCCGCAGGCCATGGGGGTAGCCGCTCCCATCCCACCGTTCATGATGATTACGCGCAATGGAGGCCGCCAT
Protein-coding regions in this window:
- a CDS encoding thiazole synthase, which codes for MAEDKLVIAGREFNSRLMVGTGKYASFPQMAQALEASGAEIVTVAVRRVNISDRSQESLLDYIDPTKYTLLPNTAGCYTADDAVRTCRLAREAGLSDFVKLEVLGDEKTLFPDNEELLKAAAILIKDGFTVLPYCSDDVILCRKLEDLGCAAVMPLGAPIGSGLGIRNPYNIRIIMENVKVPVIVDAGVGSASDAAIAMELGCDGVLMNTAIAGAQDPIAMAEAMNLAVRAGRLSYKAGRIPRKLYANASSPLDGMIG
- a CDS encoding TIGR01212 family radical SAM protein (This family includes YhcC from E. coli K-12, an uncharacterized radical SAM protein.) yields the protein MKPFPDHQIHPDLRINSYGHYLRRRFGCRVSKVNVDGGFTCPNRDGSKGTGGCVYCNNVSFSPKATQPVIPIEEQMAQGMAYHRTRLGSEKFIIYFQKYTNTYASLDVLADFYHRALDHPDVLGISVGTRPDALSDEALELLTEIARTRYVCLELGLQSINDDILADINRGHTLDEYLETVQRAAGRNFDICTHLIYGFPGETREGFLKSANLIASLPVDSIKLHQLHAVEGTELARRYFRGEYRPLKIEEYIATAADFLERLPGRVTIQRLYGSAPLDICVAPRWGLKNNQMWYAVVNELKRRGTWQGCRRA
- the thiE gene encoding thiamine phosphate synthase, yielding MSTVSRGEGQSRCVDFSLYLITDRRQTAGRPLLDVVAAALRGGVGAVQLREKDLPDNELLELARDLRRLTHEHHARLLINRRVDVCQAVGADGVQLGIEGLSIVEARRLLGDGPLIGYSAHAVEEARRAEASGADFVTLSPVYHTPSKAPFGEPLGPDRLGEACGALGIPVFALGGIKGSTIARVMAAGAHGVALISAITAAANPETEAASLLQTIEQHETLS